The following DNA comes from Peribacillus sp. FSL E2-0218.
TGAAAAACCATTTGGACATAGTTTCGATACAGCCCAAAAATTGAATGAGCAGATCCGCACGGCCTTCGCCGAAGACGAAATTTACCGTATCGATCATTATTTAGGTAAAGAGATGGTTCAAAATATCGAAGTCATCCGTTTTTCGAATGCGCTATTCGAACCGCTTTGGAATAATCGATATATCTCCAACATCCAGGTTACTTCCAGTGAGACGCTAGGCGTTGAAGAACGCGGACGTTATTATGAAACGAGCGGCGCACTACGGGATATGGTCCAAAATCATCTTCTTCAGATGGTAGCCTTGCTTGCCATGGAGCCTCCGATCGCCTTGACGACGGAAGAGATCCGCAGCGAAAAGGTGCGGGCATTGCGTTCGCTGCGGCCAATGAAGGTCGACGAAGTCGATAAATACTTCATCCGCGGCCAATATGGGGAAGGAACGGTGGATGAAAAAACACTGCCGGGTTACCGCAACGAACATAACGTAAATCCTGATTCCAATACGGAAACTTATGTTGCAGGGAAATTGCTGATTGATAATTTCCGCTGGGCAGGTGTTCCTTTTTATATCCGCACCGGTAAGAGGATGGATGTAAAATCAACGAATATCGTTGTCCAATTCAAGGATATTCCGATGAATTTGTATTACAAAACGGAAGAAACCTTGAACCCGAACTTGCTCGTTATCAATATCCAGCCTGATGAGGGCATCACACTATACTTAAATGTCAAGAAATCCGGAACGACTTCAAATACGAAGCCAATGAAGCTGACAGTATCCAACAAAGGGATCGAGCATATCAATTCCCCAGAGGCGTATGAGAAGCTCTTGTTTGATAGCATGCGCGGAGATGCTACAAACTTCACGCATTGGGACGAGGTTGCCCTTTCATGGAAGTTTGTCGACACGATTTCCGATGCATGGGAGCATACGAAAGAAGAGTCTTTCCCGAACTACGCTGCAGGATCTACAGGTCCGCTTGCATCCGATGATCTTTTAGCCGATGACGGACATGTTTGGTGGCAAATCAAGAAAGATACAACCGAGAGCAATTGATTGAACGAAGGGGATGCAGAGTGAACTCTGCATCCCCTTCTTCATTCATGAAACACGCTTCCTGACTAATTTCTCCCGGATATTATGAAGCATTACCTGAGGTTTAGACAGTTTTTCATCCATTTCGGAATTGAGCCAATAAGAAACACCAAGTTCTAAAGCAATAAAAAATAAAAAAATGGCAATAGCCAACCAGATGATAAACATGGTCATCCCGCTCCTTCTCTCTTGACTGCCGACTGTATCATGGATTGCGTCCTTAGCTTTCATGGTTTATATTCCTTGTTACGATGGTGTTTAAACCTTATTGGAAATAAAGCATGAAAATATCATACTATATTTTCCAGTAAAAAGGGAGGGATTTCTTTTCTTACCCATTCCATTTCCGTCTTCTATGCTGTGCCTCCATCCCTGGCCAGGGTGTACCCCAGCCCACTATTCATTGTAAGTTACAGGGGATCGTCTTATTATTGACTACTACCTCTTCTGTTCTTCCCTCATTAGTTCATGTTATCCTAGCAATTGATCCCGCCGTAGAAATAACTTTGGTGAAAATTCGTAGTTTTTAGCGTTACTAAAATTCCTCGGAGCCCCCATCGAAGTAGAATTCATGCTTAGCCGGAAGATCATTAAATGGTGACAGCCAACTGGAGTTGTTAATCTGTTCATTCTAATGAAAACTAGGTGACGAACTGTGCAGGCTCATGTAAATGCTCCCGGTATGCTACAATGAAGCCATGAACCTGTTTAATGGACAGGAATGGTATGGTCTTGCCGAGGTTACACTAAGAAAGGTGCTTCATGATGAGATGCACCAACTTCGATGTGGAGGGATTAAACGATGGACATTCGTGAAGGATTAATTCCAACAGCGTTAGGGACAGCCGTAACAGCAGCGGGTTATGCCATGAAGCAGACTCGCGGATCAAACAAAATGGTCGCCAATACCGTCTTTGGTTTCGGTTTGGCACATGTTGTGTTAGGGGTCATTGACCTTGTGGAGCATCGGAGATAACGAAAAGAGAGGGCGCCCTTGCGCCCTCTCTTTTTTACATGCCTAGACAAAAGCCGGCAATATTGATTTATTTTTCCATCCATTCAGTATGGAATGTACCTTCTTTATCGATACGTTGGTACGTATGAGCTCCGAAATAATCACGTTGCGCTTGAATTAAATTGGCTGGCAGCGTTTCAGTGCGATAGCTGTCGAAATAAGCAAGGGCAGATGATAGGCAAGGAACCGGTATCCCGTTCATTACCGCCGTTGATACGACCTCACGTAACGCCCCTTGGTAGCTTTCAACGATTCCTTGGAAGTAAGGGTCCAGCAGGAGGTTGTTCAGGTTCGCTTCACGATCGTAGGCATCCTTGATTTTTTGCAGGAATTGCGCACGGATGATGCAGCCGCCACGGAAAATCATCGCGATATCACCATATTGCAAGTTCCAGTCATTTTCTTCCGACGCTGCTTTCATTTGAGCGAATCCTTGCGCGTAGGAACAGATTTTGCTCATATAAAGTGCTTTACGAATGCTTTCGATCAAAGCCTTCTTATCGCCTGTAAAGCTTTCGGCATTTGGACCGCGCAGGATTTTGCTCGCTTCGACACGTTCGTCCTTGATGGCCGAAATGAACCGGGCGAATACGGATTCGGTAATGATTGGCAGCGGTACACCAAGATCAAGGGCACTTTGGCTTGTCCATTTCCCGGTTCCCTTTTGGCCGGCTTTATCCAAAATGACATCAACCATCGGTTTCCCTGTTTCTTCATCATACTTTTTGAAGATATCAGCGGTGATTTCAATCAGATAGCTATCAAGTTCCCCTTCATTCCATTCGGTGAATACTTCATGGAATTCCTCAGCAGAAAGTCCAAGAAGATTTTTCATAAGGAAATAAGATTCGGAAATTAGCTGCATGTCGCCATACTCGATCCCGTTATGTACCATTTTCACATAATGACCTGCTCCATCCGGCCCGATATACGTACAGCAAGCATCACCATCGACTTTAGCTGAAATATCCTTCAAGATCGGTGCAACCAGTTCATATGCTTCTTTTTGACCGCCAGGCATGATGGAGGGACCCGTTAGCGCTCCTTCTTCCCCGCCCGAGACGCCTGTACCGATGAAATGGATGCCGAGCTGGCTAAGTTCCTCATTGCGGCGTTGAGTGTCTTTGAAGAACGTATTACCGCCATCAATGACGATGTCACCTTTTTCAAGTAACGGTTTTAATTGCTCGATGGTTGCATCTGTGGCCGCGCCGGCTTTAACCATCAATAAAATTTTGCGTGGCGTTTCCAATGAATCGACGAATTCTTCAAGCGTATACGCCGCTTTGACATTTTTGCCTTCCGCTTCCTTCATCATGTCATCCGTTTTTGAACCTGAGCGATTATAAACGGATATGGAATAGCCTCTGCTCTCGATATTGAATGCAAGATTCTTACCCATTACTGCGAGTCCGATAACACCAATCTGTTGTTTTGTCATGATCATCTTTCCCTTCTTTATATCTTTTCACAGCCCAGAAGCTATTCTTTGCCACCTGGAGGATCCTTCCTCCTTGATTGCTCGAAGAAGTCTTTACTGAAGCTCGTGTCTGTTCCGATCGAACCGTGCTTCAAGGGTATTCCCTTTTTAATAATATTTTCTCCGTACTTATTTTGCAAGTGTTCCATCGCTTCATACAACGGTTCCTTTTCTGCCTCCTTTTGGAAGGAAAAAATATCCAGTTGCATGAAGGCAGACTCTTTCTCGATGACATCATGGGCGGTTACACCGAGAAGCCTGATTCCTTCGCCATTCCAATTTTTCATGAAAAGATCGGTCGCTCCAGCCAATATGTCCTTTTTTTCAAACACCGGGTTGGAGACGGTCCGGCTTCTCGTAATGGTGCGGCGATCTTTGTAACGGATCGTCACCCCTATTTTTTGGCCAAGGAGACGTTTATTTTTCAAACGGGCAGCCACCTTCCCCGAAAGCTTTTCCAGGACACCGAGCAGTTCTTTTTGGTTGGTGGAGTCATGCGGGAGTGTGGTCGAGTTTCCTATGCTCTTATGATCAAAAATCGATTCGGGATCCACGATCCTCGAATCAATGCCATTTGCCCTGTCTTTCAAACGGATTCCATTTATCCCAAGCAATTGTTTAAGCTGACTGTCCCGGGATTGGGCAAGATCTTTGATCGTAATGATGCCGATCGCATGAAGTTTTTCGGAGGTTTTTTGGCCGATGCCATGCATTTCGCCGACTTGCAGTGGCCAAAGCTTCTCGGGAATGTCCCTCTTCCTTAAAACGGTGATACCCATTGGCTTCTGCATATCCGAGGCCGTTTTGGCCAGGAATTTATTAGGTGCAATCCCTATGCTGCACGGGAGATCCATCGTGTTATAAATCCGTTCCTGAATGCTTTTTGCTATTTCCAAAGGTGAGCCCAATTCGGCGCATTCGCTAATATCCAGATACCCTTCATCGATTGAAACCGGTTCAACCATCTCTGTATATTGCCTTAATAAATCAAAAATGGCCAGTGACGCCTTCCGATAACGCTCAAAATTAGGCTTCTGAATGATCAATTGGGGACAGAGTTTTTTCGCCTGCCATATCGGCATCGTCGTTTTGACCCCAAACTTCCTCGCTTCATAGCTGCAGGTGACGATTATGCCCCTTCTCTCTTCGACATTACCGGCGATGGCAAGCGGCTTACCTTTCAAAGAAACATCATAGGACATCTCCACCGAAGCATAGAAACTATTCATGTCTACATGGAGAATGACCCTGCCATTTTTTGGGTACATATCCTTCATATTGACCGTCACATCCTTGAAAAAATAAGGCTGTTTTCGCATAATTCATGCTATCCACCAAGCCATGCGGTGTGGTTGATTTCCCCTCGAAAGCTCGCTTATCCAAAGGGCGGGCGGTTGGCCTCCTCGGCGGGAACACCTGTCCCGCTGCTCCAATCCCCCGTTAAATCGTTTCGATATAAAAATACGAAAAGAGCCAAAAATATAAACACATTAACCTATCCAAAGTTGGTGTTTGTCGCTTCAAGAAAAACAGCCATCATTTCATTGATGACTGTACATGTCTTCCCTCAATACTTGAACGCCCATCGCAATAAAACCGGTTACCCGCCTTAATCCGATCCACTCAATCTCTATCTTCAAATCAAGTCCGTTCATCCGTCCCTTAAAAAGACATTTCCGAAGAAAACAGGGGATGCTTATGGGGTA
Coding sequences within:
- the zwf gene encoding glucose-6-phosphate dehydrogenase, which gives rise to MTENNKPTALIMIFGATGDLAKRKLFPSIYRLFQKDKINKFAVVGVARRSLTNEEFQSSVKDSILTFGHAEEKVDEFISHFHYHSHDVSSSESYQQLKGIAEELDGQYQLEGNRIFYLAMAPEFFGTIAEQIKAQGLTESKGYKRLVIEKPFGHSFDTAQKLNEQIRTAFAEDEIYRIDHYLGKEMVQNIEVIRFSNALFEPLWNNRYISNIQVTSSETLGVEERGRYYETSGALRDMVQNHLLQMVALLAMEPPIALTTEEIRSEKVRALRSLRPMKVDEVDKYFIRGQYGEGTVDEKTLPGYRNEHNVNPDSNTETYVAGKLLIDNFRWAGVPFYIRTGKRMDVKSTNIVVQFKDIPMNLYYKTEETLNPNLLVINIQPDEGITLYLNVKKSGTTSNTKPMKLTVSNKGIEHINSPEAYEKLLFDSMRGDATNFTHWDEVALSWKFVDTISDAWEHTKEESFPNYAAGSTGPLASDDLLADDGHVWWQIKKDTTESN
- the gndA gene encoding NADP-dependent phosphogluconate dehydrogenase — protein: MTKQQIGVIGLAVMGKNLAFNIESRGYSISVYNRSGSKTDDMMKEAEGKNVKAAYTLEEFVDSLETPRKILLMVKAGAATDATIEQLKPLLEKGDIVIDGGNTFFKDTQRRNEELSQLGIHFIGTGVSGGEEGALTGPSIMPGGQKEAYELVAPILKDISAKVDGDACCTYIGPDGAGHYVKMVHNGIEYGDMQLISESYFLMKNLLGLSAEEFHEVFTEWNEGELDSYLIEITADIFKKYDEETGKPMVDVILDKAGQKGTGKWTSQSALDLGVPLPIITESVFARFISAIKDERVEASKILRGPNAESFTGDKKALIESIRKALYMSKICSYAQGFAQMKAASEENDWNLQYGDIAMIFRGGCIIRAQFLQKIKDAYDREANLNNLLLDPYFQGIVESYQGALREVVSTAVMNGIPVPCLSSALAYFDSYRTETLPANLIQAQRDYFGAHTYQRIDKEGTFHTEWMEK
- a CDS encoding DNA polymerase IV, giving the protein MKDMYPKNGRVILHVDMNSFYASVEMSYDVSLKGKPLAIAGNVEERRGIIVTCSYEARKFGVKTTMPIWQAKKLCPQLIIQKPNFERYRKASLAIFDLLRQYTEMVEPVSIDEGYLDISECAELGSPLEIAKSIQERIYNTMDLPCSIGIAPNKFLAKTASDMQKPMGITVLRKRDIPEKLWPLQVGEMHGIGQKTSEKLHAIGIITIKDLAQSRDSQLKQLLGINGIRLKDRANGIDSRIVDPESIFDHKSIGNSTTLPHDSTNQKELLGVLEKLSGKVAARLKNKRLLGQKIGVTIRYKDRRTITRSRTVSNPVFEKKDILAGATDLFMKNWNGEGIRLLGVTAHDVIEKESAFMQLDIFSFQKEAEKEPLYEAMEHLQNKYGENIIKKGIPLKHGSIGTDTSFSKDFFEQSRRKDPPGGKE